The DNA sequence CCACTCAAATGATTTTGTGATGTTGTAAGTTGGTATCGGAAACGAAAATGGACGCTCGTCACCATCCCCTTCAAGCATGACTTCTATGAACGCTCTATTCAACATGTTCATTTCCTCTTGAAAATCCGAATAAACTTCTTTCTGTTCTTCACCACCAATTATCACATGTTTTTCTCTGTATAATTTTGGTACGATCAAGTCCATTGTTAAATTACTGAAAGGTGCTTGAAATCCAGCCCTTGTAGCAACATTCATGTTAAATATGAATTCTTGCATGACTTGTTTAACCTGATCGTAGGTGAGATTATCGTACCTGATAAATGGAGCAAGAAGAGTATCGAAACTGGAAAAAGCTACAGCTCCTGCTACTTCTCCTTGAAGGGTATACAAAAAATTGACTATCTGCATTAAAATAGTTGAAAAGTGCTTTGCAGGTTTTGAAGAAACTTTCCCAGGTACCCCTCTTAAACCAACTCTCAATAAATCTTCTAAATCCCAACCAACGCAGTATGCGGATAGGTAACCCAAATCATGTATGTGGAACCATCCCTCTTCATGAGCTTTTTTGATCCTTTCACCGTAAACATGGTCAAGCCAATATCTCTTTATGACATTCTTATAAACATGATGTTCAAGTCCTTGAAGCGAATAGCCCATGTTTGAATTTTCTTTAACCTGCCAGTCAATCTTATAAATGTAATCCTCTACAATTTTTCTTATATTCATATAAACACCCCTCATTTCAATATATAGTATTTATATCAAACATATATACTATATATAGTATATAAAAAACGATATGACTTTGTCAAGTATCAAGCAAGTATTATTTTGATATCTCTTAAATTAATGCTTTACTTCCATACAAAATCCCCAAGTTCAAGACAAGTTGATGATCATTACAAAGATGATCATTCCAAGAAGCGCAAAAGGGTAAACTGCTCCATATCCTCCTACTGTTTCTTCACTTTTTGTGTTGTCGAGCGCAGCTCCAAGACCTGGGGTGCTTGTCATTCCGCCACATAGCGCTCCTGCAAGTAAGTTCCAATTCATCTTGAAAACAAACTTTCCTACCAGAAATCCAAAAAAGATTGAAATGAATGAAATTAAAAAGGCAAGAAACATGTAAATAATCCCTGAACTGTTGAAGGAGGTTACTGTTGTGAACCCATATTTTAATCCAACAATTGAAAGGAAGAGTAGCAGCCCCAAGTTTTTAATATTGTTTAGGATTTGATTGTTCATTGAAAAGTTAAATGGTCCCAAATTTTTCAAATAACCAAAGAAAAGTGAGGAAGTTAAAGTTCCACCGGTAAGGCCTAGCCTGAAAGATGATATTTTGAGTTTTCCAAGCG is a window from the Mesoaciditoga lauensis cd-1655R = DSM 25116 genome containing:
- the nrdD gene encoding anaerobic ribonucleoside-triphosphate reductase — protein: MNIRKIVEDYIYKIDWQVKENSNMGYSLQGLEHHVYKNVIKRYWLDHVYGERIKKAHEEGWFHIHDLGYLSAYCVGWDLEDLLRVGLRGVPGKVSSKPAKHFSTILMQIVNFLYTLQGEVAGAVAFSSFDTLLAPFIRYDNLTYDQVKQVMQEFIFNMNVATRAGFQAPFSNLTMDLIVPKLYREKHVIIGGEEQKEVYSDFQEEMNMLNRAFIEVMLEGDGDERPFSFPIPTYNITKSFEW